The Deltaproteobacteria bacterium sequence AAGCAACATACATATAATATTGTAAACAGGGAGAACGAGGAGCCGAACAGAATGAAAAAGCAAGGAGGATCAGCCATGAATACCACAAGGCAGCGGATCGTCGAGTACCTCGAGTCGCACCGGAAGATGACTCTGGCCACGGTGACGCCGGAGGGTCGCCCCTTAGCCCACACCGTGGAGTATGCGTCGTATGGTCCCACCGTCTATTTCGCCACCCGGAAGAGCACGAGAAAGGTTCAAAACATCCTGAAGAACCCCGAAGTGGCCTACGCGGTGGACGAGGACTACGACGACTGGCTCCAGATCCAGGGGGTCCAGATGGAAGGTGTGGCTACCGTGCTTTCGGACCAGGACGAGAAGGACAAAGCCGCCGCCGCGTACATCGAGAAGTTTCCATTCGTCGCGGACTTTCCCCCCAACTCTGAGATGGTCTTCGTCAAGGTGGAGCCCGTGAGAGGGTTTTTCCTCGATTACACACAAGGTTTCACGCACCGGGAAGATACTGAGTTTTGACCTGACATCCTTCGACAGACGGCCATGTCCGCCGGGCCGTCTGTCGAATGCGAGCTAAGCGGGCAAAGGGGGCGCGAGCTCCACTTCCGCCTGACGGACAGTGCCTTCCGGCCTGCCTGCCGCGGCGGGCACGGCGCTGGCAGGGGAGCGTTGATCAAATAATGAAAGAGACAAGCGAGGAAGACTTCGGCCTTGAAGACCGGGTCTTTGAGTTTGGGATACGGAAAGACGCGAACCGTGATCGTCAGCGGGGCAGGGCCGGCTCCTTGCGCTTCGGGAGTTAACGAGAAGGGCTCCTCAGCTCGTGGAGGAACTTCTGGCGGCAGTCGTCGCCGCAGAAGTAGTAGAGCTTGTCGCCCTTTCGCACCGTCAGGGCCGCCTCGACGGAGACGTAACTGCCGCAGACGGGGTCGAGGGCCGTCTCGGCGCCGTCGAAGACGACGGGACGCCGGGAGGCGGAGGGGTCGTCCTTGGGCCTGGGGGCAAGGAGGCCCTTCACGAACTTGTAGGCAAGAAAGGCTGCAACGATGAGTATGATGAGTCTCACGGACCTTCTCCCGGAGGCGCCGGCGGCCTCGGCCCCTCGTCTTCCGGGCGGCCGCCCAGCCTCCTGATGAGTCCCTTGTCGCCCGCGGCGTCGGCGAGCTCGCCGATGGTGCGCCCCAGCAGGGGATGGCGCACCGAGGCGGCCAGGTGGGCAAGGGGCCTGAGCACGAAGGGGCGCTCGTGCATGAAGCGGTGCGGTATGACGAGCTCGTCGCTCTCGACTATACGCTCTCCGAAGAGTACGATGTCGAGGTCCACGGGCCGCGGCCCCCAGCGCCGCCCCTCCTTCCTGCCCATGCGGCGCTCGGTCTCCTTGAGGAGCCTGAGCAGGCCGTGAGGATCGAGGCTCGTCTCGACCTCGACGACGGCGTTGACAAAGGACGGCTGCTCCTTAACGCCCCAGGGCTCGCTCTCGTAAAAAGGGCTGGACGCCACGACACGGACCGCCCGACAGCGCTCAAGCTCCCGGAGGGCGCGACGGCAGTTGCTCTCGCGCGCGCCCCTGTTGGAACCGACGGCCAGGAATACCCGGCAGCTCCCCTCGTGCTTCGGCTCCTTCGGACGTCCCATCTCCTCCCCCCGGCGCTCGGCGGCCTCCCACTCAGAACTCGAGGTCCAGGGCCGCGAGCCTGCGGCCCGCCTCTTCCATGACCCGGCGCTCGTCGTCCTTGTCCCTGGCCGCGAAGGTGGCCGAAAAACGCAGGAAGGACCCGGCGTCGTCCCACGGCACGGTGGAGATGGAGGCCTCCTTTATGAGGTACTCGGAAGCCGCCTCGGCGCTCCCGAAACGCACCCCGCGGGCCGCCTTCGGCGCCCTGACATAGAGGTAGAACGACCCGCCGGGCATGGAGGCGTCGAAACCGGCCTGTCTCAGGGCCTCGACCATGAGCGAAAGCCTGCGCCGGTACTTGGCCGCCGTCTTCTCCGTTATCTCAGGATGGCCGAGGGCGTAGACGCCGGCCTTCTGTATGGCGATGAACTGGCCGGAGTCGTAGTTGTCCTTCACGTGGGCGAAGGCGCTTATGACCTTTTCGTTGCCGGCGAGAAAGGCCAGGCGCCAGCCCGTCATGTTGTAGGCCTTGGAAAAGGAGTGTATCTCTATGCCCACGTCCATGGCGCCTTCGACACTGAGAAAGCTCAGCGGCCTGCCCTCGAAGTTGAGCGCCGCGTAGGCCGCGTCGTGGACCACCACGATGGAATGTCTCTTTG is a genomic window containing:
- a CDS encoding YHS domain-containing protein encodes the protein MRLIILIVAAFLAYKFVKGLLAPRPKDDPSASRRPVVFDGAETALDPVCGSYVSVEAALTVRKGDKLYYFCGDDCRQKFLHELRSPSR
- the folK gene encoding 2-amino-4-hydroxy-6-hydroxymethyldihydropteridine diphosphokinase; translated protein: MGRPKEPKHEGSCRVFLAVGSNRGARESNCRRALRELERCRAVRVVASSPFYESEPWGVKEQPSFVNAVVEVETSLDPHGLLRLLKETERRMGRKEGRRWGPRPVDLDIVLFGERIVESDELVIPHRFMHERPFVLRPLAHLAASVRHPLLGRTIGELADAAGDKGLIRRLGGRPEDEGPRPPAPPGEGP
- a CDS encoding pyridoxamine 5'-phosphate oxidase family protein encodes the protein MVVSTGQGDIFSGMTSSPHWLLKCQYITNRCLLATRKQHTYNIVNRENEEPNRMKKQGGSAMNTTRQRIVEYLESHRKMTLATVTPEGRPLAHTVEYASYGPTVYFATRKSTRKVQNILKNPEVAYAVDEDYDDWLQIQGVQMEGVATVLSDQDEKDKAAAAYIEKFPFVADFPPNSEMVFVKVEPVRGFFLDYTQGFTHREDTEF